In one Leptogranulimonas caecicola genomic region, the following are encoded:
- a CDS encoding MBL fold metallo-hydrolase gives MGADKNVQPLQESEPCVDPCLHLHLLASGSKGNAYVVEGPANSLLIDDGLSLRELKRRAAELSVDLSRITACLVTHEHSDHTKGLPVLAKHFDGTLYASCGTAASRPSMEQLGFATFDAGSTLTLGCMEVATFSTSHDVCDPVGLSIRCGDDSVGICTDTGYMTPAALEALSDLGILALESNHDERMLASGPYPGYLKQRVSGPLGHLSNSQAAQAAAQLVGSHTRAVVAMHLSQENNRPSLAVGALAEALGATVANDVGTQAATPNGRLAIVAAGQARPMTVR, from the coding sequence GTGGGTGCCGATAAGAACGTGCAACCTCTTCAAGAAAGCGAGCCTTGCGTGGACCCCTGTTTGCATTTGCACCTGTTGGCCTCGGGTTCCAAAGGGAACGCCTACGTGGTGGAGGGCCCCGCAAACTCGCTGCTCATCGATGACGGCCTCTCGCTGCGCGAGCTCAAACGGCGGGCGGCCGAGCTCTCGGTGGACCTCTCCCGCATCACCGCCTGCCTGGTGACCCACGAGCATTCCGATCACACCAAGGGGCTGCCCGTGCTCGCCAAGCATTTTGACGGCACTCTCTATGCCAGCTGCGGCACGGCCGCATCGCGCCCCTCCATGGAACAGCTGGGCTTTGCCACCTTTGATGCCGGCAGCACGCTCACGCTGGGGTGCATGGAGGTTGCCACCTTCTCTACCAGCCATGATGTCTGCGATCCGGTAGGGCTTTCCATTCGCTGCGGCGACGACTCCGTAGGGATCTGCACGGACACCGGCTATATGACGCCCGCTGCCCTCGAAGCCCTGAGCGACCTAGGCATCCTGGCCCTGGAATCCAATCACGACGAGCGCATGCTCGCCAGCGGCCCCTACCCTGGCTACCTCAAGCAGCGGGTATCCGGCCCCCTGGGCCATCTGTCCAACAGCCAGGCCGCGCAGGCGGCAGCCCAACTGGTGGGGAGCCATACCCGCGCTGTGGTGGCCATGCATCTATCCCAGGAAAACAACCGGCCTTCTCTGGCGGTAGGGGCCCTGGCCGAAGCCTTGGGTGCGACGGTCGCCAACGACGTGGGCACTCAGGCCGCGACCCCCAACGGGCGGCTCGCCATCGTGGCCGCCGGCCAAGCCCGCCCCATGACCGTACGATAG
- the tilS gene encoding tRNA lysidine(34) synthetase TilS, with the protein MTSVARRYGGASAPFERPATADDPSLGAPVVLMVSGGADSCALLLLAATSPLDLEDGRGPQPIARERLHVLHINHGLRGLDAAEDAEFVRDLAARQGIPATVVDADVPALTQETPGESFESVARQVRYEAANQLANELSAQWGTPRSAARILTAHTANDRCETFFMNAIRGSGVAGLSSIPRRRNRIVRPLLDRTHQDLCDYLRMHGVVWREDATNSDTRYLRNYVRHELIPVAEKKNPRLAQTVSGACDILSDEDAYLTSIAARVLREVTRRSDPGALSLDANRLAAMEVAVARRVVRAALLQVAPEARLEGRHIERVLGLVAQGSGSMTAPLGVDVSVQYGLLRLASRTSAEALVGAWLEAPGTLELPGGKILSASLVPVARGDDPVALAQTYAAERGPVSVMLDAEAAGVPPEGGRLWVAGSEAGEVLCPLGMHGQSKRLSDLLAAAHIPARERGQVPVVHAGPVGPILWVAGVRADERCRVTSATKTLLVLNFHQREQAVL; encoded by the coding sequence ATGACCAGTGTGGCCAGGCGATATGGAGGAGCCTCAGCTCCCTTTGAGAGGCCTGCTACCGCCGATGATCCCAGTTTGGGCGCGCCGGTGGTGCTCATGGTCTCCGGTGGGGCGGACTCCTGCGCGCTCCTGCTTTTGGCCGCCACCTCGCCGCTGGACTTGGAGGACGGTCGAGGGCCGCAGCCCATCGCCCGAGAGCGGCTCCATGTGCTCCATATAAATCATGGGTTGAGGGGCCTGGATGCGGCAGAAGACGCCGAGTTTGTGCGCGACCTGGCTGCCCGCCAGGGGATCCCGGCTACGGTGGTAGATGCGGATGTGCCTGCCCTCACCCAAGAGACGCCTGGCGAGTCCTTCGAGAGCGTGGCCCGCCAGGTGCGCTATGAGGCAGCCAATCAGCTGGCCAACGAGCTCTCAGCCCAGTGGGGCACCCCGCGCAGCGCCGCCCGCATCCTCACTGCCCATACGGCCAACGACCGCTGCGAGACCTTCTTCATGAACGCCATCCGAGGTTCCGGGGTCGCCGGGCTCTCATCCATCCCTCGGCGCCGCAACCGCATCGTGCGGCCGCTTTTGGACCGCACCCATCAGGATCTCTGCGACTACCTGCGCATGCACGGGGTGGTCTGGCGTGAAGACGCCACCAACTCCGACACCCGCTACCTGAGAAACTACGTGCGCCACGAGCTCATTCCTGTTGCCGAGAAGAAAAACCCCCGCTTGGCCCAGACGGTTTCGGGCGCCTGCGATATCTTGTCAGACGAAGACGCCTACCTCACCTCCATCGCGGCTCGGGTTCTGCGCGAGGTGACGCGCCGGAGCGATCCAGGCGCCCTGTCGCTGGACGCCAATCGGCTCGCGGCGATGGAGGTGGCCGTCGCCCGCCGGGTGGTGCGCGCCGCATTGTTGCAGGTAGCGCCCGAGGCGCGGCTGGAGGGCCGCCATATCGAGCGCGTCTTGGGCCTGGTGGCGCAAGGCTCCGGCTCCATGACGGCGCCTTTGGGGGTGGATGTATCGGTGCAGTACGGGTTGCTGCGCCTGGCGTCGCGCACCAGCGCGGAGGCGCTGGTAGGGGCCTGGCTGGAAGCGCCGGGAACGCTGGAGCTCCCAGGGGGCAAGATTTTGTCGGCATCGCTAGTGCCCGTAGCGCGAGGGGACGACCCGGTGGCACTGGCCCAGACCTATGCGGCTGAGCGCGGGCCGGTGTCGGTGATGCTGGACGCTGAGGCTGCAGGCGTGCCTCCCGAGGGGGGACGGCTGTGGGTGGCGGGTTCAGAGGCCGGGGAGGTGCTGTGCCCGTTGGGGATGCATGGGCAGTCCAAACGGCTCTCGGACCTTCTGGCTGCCGCCCATATCCCTGCGCGTGAGCGAGGCCAGGTGCCGGTGGTTCACGCGGGCCCCGTAGGCCCGATCTTGTGGGTGGCAGGAGTTCGTGCAGACGAGCGCTGCCGGGTCACGAGCGCCACTAAGACACTGTTAGTATTGAATTTCCACCAGCGGGAGCAGGCGGTCCTTTAG
- the hpt gene encoding hypoxanthine phosphoribosyltransferase — MSDKAGCELHSDIERVVFAQEEIAAIVQTMGAQITEDYKDRNPLLICVLKGAVVVMADLMRAIDTPISIDFMAVSSYGDGATSSGVVRIVKDLDTRIEGRDVIIVEDILDSGLTLSYLIDMLKSRSPRSIEVAAFLVKDLPDRDCPVIPKYVGSHVPNEFIVGYGLDYAERYRNLPYIGILKPECYS, encoded by the coding sequence ATGAGTGACAAGGCTGGCTGCGAACTGCATAGCGATATCGAGCGCGTGGTGTTCGCCCAGGAAGAAATCGCCGCTATCGTGCAAACCATGGGAGCGCAGATCACCGAGGATTACAAAGATCGAAACCCATTGCTCATCTGTGTGCTCAAGGGCGCTGTGGTGGTCATGGCCGATCTCATGCGCGCCATCGACACCCCCATTTCCATCGACTTCATGGCGGTGTCCAGCTACGGCGACGGCGCCACGAGCTCCGGCGTGGTGCGCATCGTCAAAGACCTGGATACCCGTATCGAAGGGCGCGACGTGATCATCGTGGAGGACATCTTGGACTCCGGCCTCACGCTCTCCTACCTCATCGACATGCTCAAATCCCGCAGCCCCCGCTCTATCGAAGTGGCCGCTTTTTTGGTGAAAGACCTGCCCGACCGCGATTGTCCTGTAATCCCTAAATATGTTGGTAGTCACGTGCCAAACGAGTTCATCGTGGGGTATGGACTGGACTATGCAGAGCGTTATCGCAACCTGCCCTACATCGGCATCCTCAAGCCGGAGTGCTACTCTTAA
- the ftsH gene encoding ATP-dependent zinc metalloprotease FtsH codes for MADNTPQPGGKNPQGPKMGGSRSSFLYTLILVLCFAVFFWFFTGGNGIPQNGGSGQGSTTNLATSEFVAAVNDGRMKQATWSPSTGNVTGQYWAQKEDVGKDNTAKNFTSTYAGADSLEELMAAHPDVDFTVDTADVSTGTSLLISLVPTILIIVFMFYFMSRMQGQNGGATQFGKTKAKTTEETRPTVKFSDVAGVDEAVAEIREIRDFLVNPERFKRMGAKIPHGVLLMGPPGTGKTLLAKAVAGEANVPFFSISGSDFVEMFVGVGASRVRDLFKQAKAAAPSIVFIDEIDAVGRQRGAGLGGGHDEREQTLNQLLVEMDGFEGNAAVILIAATNRPDVLDPALLRPGRFDRQITVDRPDVKGREKILQVHSANKPLEPGIEFGTLAKLTPGFTGADLANLMNEAALLAARRNKEAISMDEIEEAMERVIAGPERKSRVISESERTTIAFHESGHALVGHYLSHADPVHKITIVPRGQALGYTLSLPEEDHFLQTRNAMFEQIAVLLGGRTAEEIFCEDITTGASNDLERATKLARQMVTRYGMSKVLGTQVFGEAQHEVFLGRDYADKQDYSPETALRIDGEVGRIMRQAHEKARQILEEHADQMRTMANVLLERETVEGEAVQALLNDTWDEYLAAHPLEAVNQEAASQGQVEDPAGDATHDGGLDLLGSEEKHQDEEKLDHELNPRSNDDSK; via the coding sequence ATGGCAGACAACACACCTCAACCGGGCGGCAAAAACCCCCAAGGCCCCAAGATGGGAGGGTCGCGCAGCAGCTTTCTCTACACGCTCATTTTGGTGCTGTGCTTTGCGGTGTTCTTTTGGTTCTTCACCGGAGGAAACGGCATTCCCCAAAACGGTGGCAGCGGCCAAGGCTCCACCACAAACTTAGCTACCAGCGAGTTTGTGGCGGCAGTAAACGACGGTCGCATGAAACAGGCCACCTGGTCTCCCTCTACCGGCAATGTCACCGGCCAGTATTGGGCCCAGAAGGAAGATGTGGGCAAAGACAATACGGCCAAGAATTTCACCAGCACCTACGCCGGTGCAGACTCCCTTGAGGAGCTCATGGCCGCCCACCCAGACGTGGACTTCACGGTGGACACGGCAGACGTCTCTACGGGCACCAGCCTGCTCATAAGCCTGGTGCCCACCATCCTCATCATCGTGTTCATGTTCTATTTCATGAGCCGCATGCAGGGGCAAAACGGCGGCGCCACCCAGTTTGGCAAGACCAAGGCCAAGACTACCGAGGAGACCCGCCCCACCGTCAAGTTCTCAGACGTGGCCGGTGTGGACGAGGCTGTGGCAGAGATCCGCGAGATCCGCGACTTTTTGGTCAACCCCGAGCGCTTCAAGCGCATGGGCGCCAAGATCCCCCACGGCGTGCTGCTCATGGGCCCTCCGGGCACCGGCAAGACGCTTTTGGCCAAGGCGGTGGCTGGCGAGGCCAACGTGCCTTTCTTCTCCATCTCCGGCTCTGACTTCGTAGAGATGTTCGTGGGCGTGGGCGCCAGCCGCGTGCGCGACCTGTTCAAACAGGCCAAGGCGGCCGCCCCCTCCATCGTGTTCATCGACGAGATCGACGCCGTGGGCCGCCAGCGTGGCGCCGGCTTGGGCGGCGGCCATGACGAGCGCGAGCAAACCTTGAACCAGCTGCTGGTGGAGATGGACGGCTTCGAGGGCAACGCCGCCGTGATCCTCATCGCTGCCACCAACCGCCCTGACGTCCTCGATCCTGCCCTGCTGCGTCCCGGCCGCTTCGACCGCCAGATCACGGTGGATCGCCCCGACGTCAAGGGTCGCGAGAAGATCCTGCAGGTGCACTCGGCCAACAAGCCTCTGGAGCCGGGCATCGAGTTTGGCACCCTAGCCAAGCTTACCCCTGGTTTTACCGGCGCAGACTTGGCCAACCTTATGAACGAGGCCGCCCTTTTGGCCGCCCGTCGTAACAAAGAGGCCATCTCCATGGACGAGATCGAAGAGGCCATGGAGCGCGTTATCGCAGGTCCCGAGCGCAAGAGCCGCGTGATCTCTGAGAGCGAGCGCACCACCATCGCCTTCCACGAGTCCGGCCATGCTTTGGTGGGTCACTACCTCTCCCATGCAGACCCGGTGCACAAGATCACTATCGTCCCCCGCGGCCAGGCGCTAGGCTACACCCTGTCGCTGCCAGAGGAGGACCACTTCCTGCAGACCCGCAACGCCATGTTCGAGCAGATCGCCGTGCTTTTGGGTGGCCGCACCGCAGAGGAGATCTTCTGCGAGGACATCACCACCGGCGCCTCCAACGACCTGGAGCGCGCCACCAAGCTGGCCCGCCAGATGGTCACCCGCTACGGCATGTCCAAGGTGCTGGGCACCCAGGTCTTTGGCGAGGCCCAGCATGAGGTATTCTTGGGCCGCGACTACGCCGACAAGCAGGATTACTCCCCTGAGACCGCACTGCGCATCGACGGCGAGGTGGGCCGCATTATGCGCCAGGCCCACGAGAAGGCCCGCCAGATCCTCGAGGAGCACGCAGACCAGATGCGCACCATGGCCAACGTGCTGCTGGAGCGCGAGACCGTCGAGGGCGAGGCCGTGCAAGCCCTGCTCAACGACACTTGGGACGAGTATTTGGCCGCCCATCCGCTGGAAGCTGTCAATCAAGAGGCCGCCAGCCAGGGCCAGGTGGAAGATCCTGCAGGCGACGCCACCCACGACGGCGGTCTGGACCTTTTGGGCTCTGAAGAAAAACATCAGGACGAAGAGAAGCTCGATCACGAGCTTAACCCACGGTCGAACGACGACTCAAAGTAG
- a CDS encoding HAD family hydrolase, which translates to MGTVEAVVFDMDGVIVDTEAAYCRILVDFFGQHGVSLSWDEVSDIVGCSAPVYREHLERWFAQVPQPDPSWADLGVEEAVEPAFAALDGRLGELAMAGLHRCLEGLHDRGIPCAVASCSSPAEIEVALCSCGVRDQFAAVVSGSEVAHSKPAPDVYLKAARLLGVNPQRCVAVEDSNTGIEAARCARYYVIARRETRFCFSQKGAHHMVDTLDEIPLVIDQLSL; encoded by the coding sequence ATGGGCACCGTAGAGGCGGTCGTGTTCGACATGGATGGGGTTATCGTCGACACCGAGGCGGCCTACTGCCGCATCCTCGTGGATTTCTTTGGGCAACACGGTGTCTCTCTGAGCTGGGACGAGGTGAGCGACATCGTTGGATGTTCTGCCCCGGTATATCGCGAGCACCTGGAGCGATGGTTTGCACAAGTACCCCAGCCCGACCCCTCTTGGGCAGACCTGGGCGTTGAGGAGGCAGTAGAGCCGGCTTTCGCCGCCCTTGATGGAAGGCTCGGCGAGCTAGCCATGGCCGGACTGCACCGCTGTCTTGAGGGCTTGCACGACCGAGGCATTCCCTGTGCCGTGGCTTCGTGCTCCTCACCGGCAGAGATAGAGGTTGCTCTTTGTAGCTGCGGCGTACGTGACCAGTTTGCGGCCGTGGTGAGCGGCAGCGAAGTGGCTCACTCCAAACCTGCTCCTGATGTGTACCTCAAAGCCGCGCGGCTCTTGGGTGTAAACCCGCAGCGTTGCGTAGCTGTGGAAGACTCCAATACCGGGATCGAAGCTGCAAGATGCGCTCGTTATTATGTGATTGCCCGGCGCGAGACGCGCTTTTGCTTTTCTCAAAAAGGAGCGCACCACATGGTGGATACCCTCGACGAGATCCCCCTCGTGATCGACCAACTCTCCCTCTAA
- a CDS encoding GntR family transcriptional regulator: MSTGLTVPAKDRASEGIRWLIASRGLGPGDRLPPERELCELVGVSRTALRGAIADLVAGNVLESRHGSGTYVADPRVLMVFQETYNYGAAARDVGMRPGSVLVVSGVEEAPSDVAHRLAIHPGDPVFFFKRLRTADGRPCSIETGWIDRERFSGIENHDYAQESLYEVLERDYGVRISHGEERISVTRVREDEAPLLGLAPGAAALFFLAVEKDDAGLPVEFSRHIIRADRYHFASNDLPEHLKRKVGKKPWLFS; encoded by the coding sequence ATGAGCACAGGGTTAACCGTACCCGCCAAGGATCGTGCCTCTGAGGGCATTCGTTGGCTCATCGCCTCGCGTGGGCTTGGCCCAGGCGATCGCCTCCCGCCCGAGCGTGAACTCTGCGAGCTCGTGGGAGTATCGCGCACAGCTCTTAGGGGCGCCATTGCCGATCTTGTGGCTGGCAATGTGCTTGAGAGCCGCCATGGGTCGGGCACCTATGTGGCAGATCCACGGGTGCTTATGGTTTTTCAAGAAACCTACAACTATGGCGCTGCAGCGCGCGACGTGGGCATGAGGCCGGGCAGCGTGTTGGTGGTCTCTGGGGTGGAGGAAGCTCCCTCTGATGTGGCTCATCGCCTCGCGATACACCCTGGTGACCCGGTGTTTTTTTTCAAGCGGCTGAGGACGGCAGATGGCAGGCCCTGTTCCATAGAGACTGGCTGGATAGATCGGGAGCGCTTCTCGGGTATTGAGAATCACGATTACGCCCAGGAAAGTCTCTACGAGGTACTTGAGCGCGACTACGGCGTTCGTATCTCCCATGGCGAAGAGCGTATCTCGGTGACGCGGGTTCGCGAAGACGAGGCCCCTCTTTTAGGGCTTGCTCCTGGCGCCGCCGCCCTTTTCTTTCTTGCCGTCGAGAAGGACGACGCGGGCCTTCCCGTGGAGTTCAGCCGGCATATCATCCGCGCCGATCGCTATCATTTTGCGAGCAACGACCTGCCTGAGCATCTCAAGAGAAAGGTGGGTAAAAAGCCGTGGCTTTTCTCGTAA
- a CDS encoding GntR family transcriptional regulator codes for MAFLVTPGALSREEPFYLSIRRIIAERIERGDYPAGVALPSENELADEFGCTRLTVRNAVGELVDRGFVRRVQGKGAFVVSLWDGAEATGMGFREMVRVHDAEPSVRILSRSRRLAGPLFADLFGVDPEDEVYGVRRLNSVNGVPVSIESALIPLELFPAIEVVDVAVFSLYETYAMYGHEVVGTQEVLGLTELSARDAGLLRVRAGDPAMTLDCVSYDSDGRSVEYVRALNLGDRGGYVYTY; via the coding sequence GTGGCTTTTCTCGTAACCCCGGGGGCTCTATCCCGAGAAGAACCCTTCTACCTTAGCATTCGTCGAATCATTGCCGAACGTATCGAGCGCGGCGACTATCCAGCCGGCGTCGCCTTGCCCTCTGAGAATGAGTTGGCAGATGAGTTTGGCTGCACGCGGCTCACGGTGCGAAACGCCGTGGGAGAGCTTGTGGATCGCGGCTTTGTGCGCCGCGTCCAAGGCAAAGGAGCCTTTGTGGTGAGCCTTTGGGATGGAGCCGAGGCTACCGGCATGGGGTTCCGAGAAATGGTTAGAGTGCACGATGCGGAGCCCTCGGTGCGCATTCTCTCGCGCTCACGACGCCTTGCAGGTCCCCTTTTTGCAGACCTTTTTGGGGTAGATCCCGAGGACGAGGTGTATGGCGTGCGCCGGCTCAACAGCGTTAACGGCGTTCCGGTTTCTATTGAGAGCGCCCTTATTCCGCTTGAGCTCTTTCCTGCTATCGAAGTTGTGGATGTGGCTGTCTTTAGCCTTTACGAGACCTATGCGATGTACGGGCATGAAGTGGTAGGCACCCAAGAGGTCCTTGGTTTGACCGAGCTTTCAGCACGGGATGCGGGGCTTCTCCGCGTGCGAGCAGGGGATCCCGCCATGACCCTAGACTGTGTGAGCTATGACAGCGATGGTCGATCCGTCGAGTATGTGAGAGCCCTTAACCTCGGTGATCGTGGGGGTTACGTCTACACCTATTGA
- a CDS encoding SIS domain-containing protein, with product MKSKIPTMLDYARAAQDRMVENLDRSAELTCWLVDSYAATLRRPGGPAIRIIASGSSRHAADCARDFMAQTLQEQVSVVTPERFMAFEHDYPANAFNVVISQSGYSTNVIAALDFLRDRGKPSVVLTANPQSPAAEHADVAVDYGCGLEAVDFVTQGMLTLVEFLMFFALYGAEEAGTLGQQGLVEGLAAVEDAVAAHRACLPVADAFVERHIGELSRRSPALIVGNGPAWGVAEEASLKFQETLKISAAPFEGEEFLHGPEMQVAPGHLVFIQDDPVGSPRLARCAQVMAQVTPSAWLLTAHPQGKDFEVPLPSCANPLCTAIPNLAFFQVVAATVAEATKSWDVHPFLAAHEGELGSKAAGYDEAQAKLEQRASTL from the coding sequence GTGAAGTCGAAGATCCCCACGATGCTCGATTACGCCCGTGCGGCACAAGATCGTATGGTCGAGAACCTCGATCGCTCGGCAGAGCTCACCTGTTGGTTGGTAGATTCCTATGCAGCGACGCTCAGGCGTCCCGGAGGACCGGCGATTCGCATCATCGCCTCTGGGTCCTCTCGCCACGCAGCTGATTGCGCCCGCGATTTCATGGCGCAAACCCTTCAAGAACAAGTATCTGTGGTGACCCCGGAGCGCTTCATGGCCTTCGAGCACGATTACCCGGCCAACGCATTCAACGTGGTCATTTCTCAAAGTGGCTACTCCACCAACGTGATAGCGGCTCTCGACTTTTTGCGCGATCGCGGCAAGCCTTCTGTTGTGCTTACGGCAAACCCCCAATCGCCCGCTGCAGAGCATGCCGATGTGGCCGTGGACTACGGTTGCGGGCTCGAGGCGGTGGACTTTGTCACACAGGGCATGCTCACTTTGGTCGAATTCCTCATGTTCTTCGCGCTCTACGGAGCAGAGGAGGCGGGAACCCTCGGGCAGCAAGGCCTTGTGGAGGGGCTTGCTGCCGTCGAGGACGCCGTGGCTGCCCATCGTGCCTGCTTGCCCGTGGCCGACGCCTTTGTCGAGCGGCACATAGGCGAGCTTTCTCGCCGCTCTCCCGCTCTCATCGTGGGCAACGGCCCTGCCTGGGGCGTTGCCGAGGAGGCCTCCCTCAAGTTCCAAGAGACGCTCAAGATAAGCGCCGCCCCCTTCGAGGGCGAGGAGTTCCTGCATGGCCCCGAGATGCAAGTGGCCCCCGGCCACCTCGTGTTTATCCAAGACGACCCCGTTGGCTCACCTCGCCTTGCCCGCTGCGCTCAGGTCATGGCTCAGGTAACGCCCTCGGCATGGCTGCTTACAGCGCATCCCCAGGGCAAGGACTTTGAGGTGCCCTTGCCTTCCTGCGCAAACCCCCTCTGCACTGCCATTCCCAATCTCGCATTTTTCCAGGTGGTGGCAGCGACGGTGGCCGAGGCGACAAAGTCCTGGGACGTCCATCCGTTTTTAGCTGCCCATGAGGGCGAGCTTGGTAGCAAGGCCGCCGGCTACGACGAAGCCCAAGCCAAGCTGGAGCAGCGCGCATCCACTTTGTAG
- a CDS encoding SIS domain-containing protein: MKETEKVEIMHFDQEGYLADGEALHETGKLMAAMADSVADEGYDAIFLMGVGGTWDELMQLEYMMNKYGDKDLEVYLIHAAEWLVAGHKRMTERSVVLTASESGTTPEILEAVAKLKEMGVRVVAMTKPDGPIGKAVGAKNCVAMASNHGAGGCEGGYYLADCFGLKLLERRGCFPEYERFIEQCRGIWADLIDIRKSFEPVAEKIARSYALAPYTMFVGSGALWGETILFAMCILEEMQWKRTRYVSSADFFHGTLELVEEGVPVVLFKGVDEYRKLDERVEAFLKSGRTGDNDIVVIDIDEFATPSIDKEFRTIVSPWILSSLVTDRVAAYYETVTKHNLNYRRYYHQFEY, from the coding sequence GTGAAAGAGACTGAGAAGGTTGAGATCATGCACTTCGACCAGGAGGGCTACCTCGCCGATGGAGAGGCCCTTCATGAGACCGGCAAGCTCATGGCTGCTATGGCAGATTCCGTGGCCGACGAGGGCTACGACGCTATCTTCCTCATGGGCGTAGGCGGTACATGGGATGAACTCATGCAGCTCGAATACATGATGAACAAGTACGGCGACAAGGATCTCGAGGTCTATCTCATCCATGCCGCCGAATGGCTCGTGGCAGGGCACAAGCGCATGACCGAGCGCTCTGTGGTGCTCACTGCTTCTGAGAGTGGCACTACGCCCGAGATCCTCGAGGCCGTGGCGAAGCTCAAGGAGATGGGCGTGCGCGTGGTGGCCATGACCAAGCCCGACGGCCCCATTGGCAAGGCGGTGGGTGCGAAAAACTGCGTGGCCATGGCGTCCAACCACGGTGCTGGCGGGTGCGAGGGCGGTTATTATCTCGCTGATTGTTTTGGTCTTAAGCTCCTTGAGCGCCGCGGGTGCTTCCCGGAGTACGAGCGCTTCATCGAGCAGTGTCGCGGGATCTGGGCCGATCTCATCGATATTCGCAAGTCGTTCGAGCCCGTTGCCGAGAAGATCGCGCGCTCCTATGCCCTTGCCCCTTACACCATGTTCGTGGGTTCTGGCGCCCTATGGGGGGAGACCATTCTGTTCGCCATGTGCATTCTCGAGGAGATGCAGTGGAAGCGCACGCGCTATGTGAGCTCTGCAGACTTCTTCCATGGCACTCTCGAGCTTGTGGAAGAGGGCGTCCCCGTGGTGCTCTTCAAGGGCGTCGACGAGTATCGCAAGCTCGATGAGCGCGTGGAGGCGTTCCTTAAGAGTGGCCGCACGGGCGACAACGACATCGTTGTCATCGATATCGACGAGTTTGCGACGCCCTCCATTGACAAGGAGTTCCGCACCATCGTAAGCCCGTGGATTCTCTCATCCCTTGTGACCGATCGCGTGGCTGCCTACTACGAGACCGTCACCAAGCATAACCTCAACTATCGCCGTTACTACCACCAGTTCGAGTACTAA
- a CDS encoding PTS sugar transporter subunit IIA: protein MRRFVIASHAHFAQGIAEALAFLVGEREDLATVCLFVDGNDDVAAAATEAVGAGDDEVVVCCDILGGSVCNEFTKLLAKTPNLHVVANMSLPLLISLLFSDPAEPIEEVVRQAVASPDVAPKYVNDLVASEDVEEEEF, encoded by the coding sequence ATGAGAAGGTTCGTCATCGCATCCCACGCCCACTTCGCCCAGGGGATCGCCGAGGCTTTAGCGTTTCTTGTGGGGGAGCGCGAGGACCTCGCGACGGTATGTTTGTTCGTCGATGGCAACGACGACGTAGCAGCTGCGGCGACAGAGGCCGTAGGCGCAGGGGATGACGAGGTCGTGGTGTGCTGCGACATTCTTGGAGGGTCGGTGTGCAATGAGTTCACCAAGCTCCTTGCAAAAACCCCCAACCTTCATGTGGTGGCCAACATGAGCCTCCCTCTCTTGATCTCCCTGCTCTTCTCCGATCCCGCCGAACCCATTGAGGAGGTGGTGCGCCAAGCCGTGGCTTCGCCGGATGTGGCGCCTAAATATGTGAACGATCTCGTGGCATCTGAGGATGTCGAGGAAGAGGAGTTTTGA
- a CDS encoding PTS sugar transporter subunit IIB: protein MILLLRVDHRLLHGQVAVSWCQGLGANCVFCVGDHVANDPVWKTTLKLGKPAGCKLVIKDMDHAVEAINSGVTDKYRMIVSVQTIAEAKELADRCPAVTSINLGNTKASPTTREVSRQIFLEPEEEVMIRELLDRGVEVEIRPLADDPKVDAASVL, encoded by the coding sequence ATGATTCTATTGTTGAGGGTCGATCATCGATTGCTCCATGGGCAAGTCGCTGTTTCGTGGTGCCAGGGACTGGGTGCCAACTGCGTCTTTTGCGTTGGCGACCACGTCGCCAACGATCCTGTATGGAAGACTACGCTCAAGTTGGGCAAGCCCGCTGGCTGCAAGTTGGTCATCAAGGATATGGACCATGCCGTCGAAGCCATCAATTCTGGCGTTACCGATAAGTACCGCATGATCGTCAGCGTGCAAACCATCGCCGAGGCTAAAGAGCTTGCCGATCGCTGCCCTGCAGTGACTAGCATCAACCTGGGCAACACCAAGGCGAGTCCCACAACCCGGGAGGTCTCTCGCCAGATCTTCCTCGAGCCAGAGGAGGAGGTCATGATCCGCGAACTTCTCGACCGGGGCGTCGAGGTGGAGATCAGGCCTTTGGCCGATGACCCTAAGGTTGACGCTGCCTCCGTGCTCTAG